A genomic window from Gossypium hirsutum isolate 1008001.06 chromosome D10, Gossypium_hirsutum_v2.1, whole genome shotgun sequence includes:
- the LOC107914427 gene encoding callose synthase 5 isoform X1 codes for MANAETGPQGLTRRPSRSASTTTFSTEVFDNEVVPSSLSSSITPILRIAKEIELERPRVAYLCRLYAFDKADRLDPNSTGRGVRQFKTGLRQRLERDDASSLASRVEKSDAGEIGSYYKQYYEHYVTALDQGDKADRAQLEKAYQTAGVLFEVLCAVNNTEKVEEVAPEIMATAKDVQEKKEIYTPYNILPLDAAGASQSIMQLEEVKASVVALGNIRGLNWPSGFDPQRQKAGDLDLLDWLRAMFGFQRDNVRNMREHLILLLANNHIRLHPKPKPLTMLDERAVDAVMSKLFKNYKTWCKFLGRKHSLRLPQGSQEIQQRKILYMGLYLLIWGEAANVRFMPECLCYIFHNMAHELHGLLAGNVSIVTGENIKPSYGGDDEAFLRKVVKPIYCVIEREAEKNKNGTASHADWCNYDDLNEYFWSSDCFSLGWPMRDDGDFFKSTRDTLLCQGKKTSRRKCRSTGKSNFVEIRTFWHLFRSFDRLWTFYILGLQVMIIIAWSGASLTEIFQKDLLYDISSIFITAAILRFIQSVLDLAINFPGYHRWRFTDVLRNVLKIVVSIAWVIILPLFYVRELSFVPENVKDMLSFLNQVKGISPLYVMAVALYLLPNLLTAALFIFPMLRRWIENSDWHIIRLLLWWSQPRVYVGRGIHESQFALIKYTLFWLILLCAKFAFSYFVQIKPLVQPTKDIMSIHRVKYAWHEFFPNAENHLGVVSLWAPVVLVYFMDTQIWYSIFSTIYGGVSGAFDRLGEIRTLGMLRSRFQSLPGAFNAYLVPTDKSRKRGFSLSKRFAKVTANRRSEAAKFAQLWNEVICSFREEDLISDREMDLLLVPYTSDPSLKLIQWPPFLLASKIPIALDMAAQFRSKDSELWKRICADEYMKCAVTECFESFKLVLNTLVVGENEKRTIRIIIMEIESNISKNTLLANFRMAPLPVLWKKFVELVGILKDGDPSKKDAVVLLLQDMLEVVTRDMMVNEIRELVELGHSNKESGRQLFAGTEEKPALVFPPVLTAHWVEQIRRLHILLTIKESGIDIPSNLEARRRIAFFANSLFMDLPRAPRVRNMLSFSVLTPYYSEETVYSKTELEMENEDGVSIIFYLQKIFPDEWNNFTERLNCKESEIWENDEKILQLRHWVSLRGQTLCRTVRGMMYYRRALKIQAFLDMATENEILEGYKAILTAPDEDKRSQKSLYAQLEAVADLKFTYVATCQNYGNQKRNGDRRATDILNLMVNNPSLRVAYIDEVEEREGGRAQKVYYSVLVKGVDSLDQELYRIKLPGNAKLGEGKPENQNHALIFTRGEALQTIDMNQDNYLEEAFKMRNLLEEFNEDHGVRPPTILGVREHIFTGSVSSLAWFMSNQETSFVTIGQRVLARPLKVRFHYGHPDVFDRIFHITRGGISKGSRGINLSEDIFAGFNSTLRRGNITHHEYIQVGKGRDVGLNQISLFEAKVACGNGEQTLSRDIYRLGHRFDFFRMLSCYFTTVGFYFSSMLVVFTVYFFLYGRLYLSLSGLEQAILKYASAKGNDSLKAAMASQSIVQLGVLTVLPMVMEIGLERGFRTALGDIIIMQLQLASVFFTFSLGTRVHYFGRTILHGGAKYRATGRGFVVRHEKFAENYRLYSRSHFVKGLELMVLLICYKIYGSAASGAVSYALLSFSMWFLVLSWLFAPFLLNPSGFEWQKIVEDWEDWSKWISCRGGIGVPSVKSWESWWEEEQEHLRHTGFIGCLVEIILSIRFFIYQYGIVYHLNMTTSIRQGIRQSIVVYCLSWLVIVTVLIILKIVSMGRMKFSADFQLMFRLVKLVMFVGSIVTIAMLFYFLDLTIGDIFQSILAFVPTGWALLQISQACRTVVKGIGMWGSVKALARGYEYMMGVLLFAPITILAWFPFVSEFQTRLLFNQAFSRGLQIQRILAGSKMQA; via the exons ATGGCGAATGCCGAAACGGGACCGCAAGGGCTGACAAGGCGGCCGTCGCGAAGCGCTTCGACCACAACGTTCTCCACGGAGGTGTTCGACAACGAGGTCGTTCCTTCGTCACTTAGTTCTTCCATCACTCCCATCCTCCGCATTGCCAAAGAGATCGAACTTGAACGCCCCCGTGTCGCATATCTTT GTCGTCTCTATGCTTTTGACAAAGCAGATAGGTTGGATCCCAACTCCACCGGACGTGGAGTGAGGCAGTTCAAGACTGGTTTGCGGCAAAGATTAGAGAGA GATGATGCATCCAGTCTTGCCTCTCGAGTAGAAAAGAGTGATGCAGGGGAAATTGGGAGCTACTATAAACAATATTATGAACACTATGTTACAGCACTGGACCAGGGAGATAAGGCAGACAG AGCTCAACTTGAGAAAGCTTACCAAACAGCTGGAGTGCTTTTTGAAGTTCTCTGTGCCGTTAATAACACTGAGAAAGTTGAAGAAGTTGCTCCCGAG ATCATGGCAActgccaaagatgttcaagaaaaGAAGGAAATCTACACTCCCTACAACATTCTTCCTTTGGATGCTGCCGGTGCTTCACAGTCTATCATGCAGCTTGAGGAG GTTAAGGCTTCTGTGGTTGCACTAGGGAACATTCGTGGTTTGAACTGGCCTTCGGGATTTGATCCACAAAGGCAAAAGGCTGGAGACTTGGACCTTTTGGATTGGTTAAGAGCCATGTTCGGATTCCAG AGAGACAATGTCAGGAACATGAGGGAGCACTTGATTTTGCTGCTTGCCAATAATCATATAAGACTCCACCCCAAGCCCAAACCTCTTACTATG CTTGATGAACGAGCAGTTGATGCTGTTATGAGCAAGCTTTTTAAGAATTACAAAACATGGTGTAAATTCTTAGGACGTAAACATAGTTTAAG GCTGCCTCAAGGCTCTCAAGAAATACAACAGAGAAAGATACTATATATGGGATTATATCTTCTCATCTGGGGTGAAGCAGCTAATGTCCGGTTCATGCCAGAATGTCTATGCTACATTTTTCATAAT ATGGCACATGAACTCCATGGCCTGTTGGCTGGAAATGTTAGCATAGTGACTGGAGAAAATATCAAGCCCTCATATGGTGGAGATGATGAGGCTTTCTTGAGGAAGGTTGTGAAACCGATTTACTGTGTCATTGAAAGG GAAGCCGAAAAGAACAAAAATGGAACGGCTTCTCATGCAGACTGGTGTAATTATGATGATCTAAACGAGTATTTCTG GTCTTCTGATTGCTTCTCTCTTGGATGGCCTATGCGTGATGATGGTGACTTTTTCAAATCAACACGTGACACG CTACTATGCCAGGGAAAGAAGACTTCTCGAAGAAAATGTAGAAGCACCGGCAAATCAAATTTTGTTGAGATTAGAACATTTTGGCACCTCTTTCGAAGTTTTGATCGACTATGGACTTTTTATATTCTAGGTTTGCAG GTAATGATCATTATTGCATGGAGTGGAGCTTCGTTAACAGAAATCTTTCAAAAGGATTTATTGTATGATATATCCAGTATTTTCATCACAGCAGCTATTTTGCGTTTCATTCAGA GTGTTTTGGACCTTGCTATCAACTTCCCAGGATATCATAGATGGAGGTTCACTGACGTTTTGAGAAACGTTCTGAAGATAGTAGTTAGTATTGCATGGGTCATCATTCTTCCTCTATTCTATGTGCGTGAACTCTCTTTTGTCCCTGAGAACGTTAAAGATATGCTATCGTTTCTTAATCAAGTAAAGGGCATTTCTCCGCTATATGTCATGGCTGTGGCGCTATACTTGCTCCCAAATTTACTGACAGCTGCTCTGTTCATTTTTCCAATGCTCCGGCGTTGGATTGAAAACTCAGATTGGCACATTATTCGGTTACTGTTATGGTGGTCACAG CCTAGAGTTTATGTCGGGAGGGGAATACATGAAAGTCAGTTTGCGCTTATAAA GTATACTCTGTTTTGGTTAATACTTTTGTGTGCCAAGTTTGCATTCAGCTATTTTGTCCAG ATAAAACCACTGGTGCAGCCAACAAAAGACATAATGAGCATTCATCGTGTTAAATATGCATGGCATGAATTTTTCCCAAATG CTGAGAACCACTTAGGAGTTGTGTCACTTTGGGCACCGGTAGTGTTG GTTTATTTTATGGACACTCAAATTTGGTATTCTATTTTCTCAACTATATATGGTGGCGTTAGTGGGGCTTTTGATCGCCTTGGAGAG ATAAGAACTTTGGGCATGCTAAGATCACGGTTCCAGTCCCTGCCAGGTGCATTTAATGCATACTTGGTACCTACTGATAAATCGCGGAAGAGAGGATTCTCTTTATCAAAGCGATTTGCTAAG GTAACGGCAAACAGAAGAAGCGAAGCTGCAAAATTTGCTCAGCTATGGAATGAAGTAATTTGTAGTTTTCGTGAAGAAGACCTAATTAGTGACAG GGAGATGGACCTTCTACTGGTTCCTTATACATCAGATCCTAGCTTGAAACTGATTCAGTGGCCACCATTTTTGCTAGCAAGCAAG ATCCCAATTGCATTGGACATGGCAGCTCAGTTCCGTTCGAAGGACTCTGAACTTTGGAAGCGCATCTGTGCTGATGAATACATGAAATGTGCTGTAACTGAATGCTTTGAGTCTTTCAAACTTGTTCTAAACACTCTGGTGGTTGGAGAGAATGAGAAAAG GACCATAAGAATTATTATAATGGAAATCGAGAGTAACATTTCGAAGAATACTCTTCTTGCAAATTTCAGAATGGCTCCTTTACCTGTCCTTTGGAAGAAATTTGTGGAGCTTGTGGGGATCTTG AAAGATGGTGATCCCTCCAAAAAGGATGCTGTGGTTTTATTGCTGCAAGATATGTTAGAAGTGGTGACCCGTGATATGATGGTCAACGAGATACG CGAATTAGTAGAGCTAGGACATAGTAACAAGGAATCGGGAAGGCAACTTTTTGCTGGCACTGAAGAAAAACCTGCTCTAGTGTTCCCTCCCGTGCTAACTGCACATTGGGTAGAACAG ATACGACGTCTTCATATCCTTCTAACAATCAAAGAATCTGGCATTGATATACCATCAAATCTTGAGGCACGTAGAAGGATTGCATTCTTTGCAAATTCATTGTTTATGGATCTGCCACGTGCTCCTCGAGTTCGTAACATGCTCTCGTTCAG TGTCCTGACTCCATACTATAGTGAAGAGACTGTCTATTCCAAAACTGAACTTGAGATGGAAAATGAGGATGGTGTATCTATCATTTTCTATCTGCAGAAAATATTTCCAG ATGAGTGGAACAACTTTACTGAGCGACTCAACTGTAAGGAGAGTGAGATTTGGGAAAATGACGAAAAAATCTTGCAGCTTCGCCACTGGGTCTCCTTGAGGGGACAAACTCTGTGCAGGACAG TCAGAGGAATGATGTATTACAGACGAGCTTTGAAAATTCAGGCTTTTCTCGACATGGCTACTGAAAATG AAATATTAGAAGGATACAAAGCCATCTTAACTGCACCTGATGAAGATAAGAGAAGTCAGAAATCCCTGTATGCCCAGTTGGAGGCAGTTGCTGATCTTAAATTTACTTATGTTGCTACCTGTCAAAACTATGGAAATCAAAAAAGGAATGGAGACCGTCGTGCAACTGACATCCTGAATTTGATGGTTAA TAATCCCTCGCTTCGTGTGGCATACATTGACGAAGTTGAAGAAAGGGAAGGTGGAAGAGCACAGAAGGTTTACTATTCTGTACTGGTTAAAGGTGTTGATAGTCTTGACCAG GAACTCTATCGGATAAAGTTGCCAGGAAATGCAAAGTTAGGAGAAGGAAAACCTGAAAATCAGAATCATGCTTTAATATTTACTCGTGGAGAAGCTCTTCAAACCATTGATATGAATCAG GACAATTACTTGGAAGAAGCATTCAAAATGCGTAATCTTTTGGAAGAATTTAATGAGGATCATGGAGTAAGACCACCTACAATTTTAGGAGTTCGAGAGCATATCTTTACGGGGAG CGTCTCTTCTTTAGCTTGGTTCATGTCAAATCAAGAAACAAGCTTTGTCACCATTGGTCAAAGAGTTCTTGCAAGACCACTAAA GGTTCGTTTCCATTATGGTCATCCAGATGTGTTCGATAGAATCTTCCATATAACCCGTGGAGGCATCAGCAAGGGTTCTCGTGGCATCAACTTGAGTGAGGACATCTTTGCTG GTTTTAACTCAACCCTGAGACGAGGGAACATTACTCATCATGAATATATTCAGGTTGGGAAAGGTAGGGACGTTGGGTTAAACCAAATTTCACTTTTTGAAGCGAAAGTGGCTTGTGGTAACGGGGAGCAGACACTCAGCAGAGACATCTACAGATTAGGCCATCGATTTGACTTTTTTCGCATGTTGTCCTGCTACTTTACTACTGTTGGATTTTATTTCAGCTCAATG TTGGTTGTCTTTACAGTCTACTTTTTCTTGTATGGAAGACTTTATTTGTCATTAAGTGGTTTAGAGCAGGCAATACTTAAGTATGCTTCAGCTAAGGGAAATGATTCTCTTAAGGCAGCCATGGCTTCGCAGTCTATAGTTCAATTAGGCGTTTTAACAGTACTACCCATGGTAATGGAGATTGGATTGGAGAGAGGATTTAGAACTGCATTAGGTGACATCATAATCATGCAGCTTCAGTTGGCATCTGTGTTCTTCACTTTCTCCCTTGGAACAAGAGTCCATTACTTTGGGCGCACTATTTTGCATGGTGGGGCTAAATACAGAGCAACAGGGCGTGGTTTTGTGGTGCGGCATGAGAAATTCGCAGAGAACTACCGCTTGTACTCAAGAAGCCACTTTGTAAAAGGGCTGGAGCTAATGGTATTGCTTATATGTTACAAGATTTATGGTTCTGCAGCAAGTGGAGCCGTCTCTTATGCACTCCTCTCATTTTCAATGTGGTTCTTAGTTTTATCCTGGCTGTTTGCTCCTTTCCTTCTGAATCCATCGGGATTTGAATGGCAAAAGATAGTAGAAGATTGGGAAGATTGGTCAAAGTGGATTAGTTGCAGAGGTGGTATTGGAGTTCCCTCAGTTAAGAGCTGGGAATCTTGGTGGGAGGAAGAACAGGAGCACCTGCGCCACACCGGGTTTATTGGATGTCTTGTTGAGATTATTCTTTCTATACGTTTCTTCATTTACCAGTATGGAATTGTGTATCATCTAAACATGACCACCAGTATCAGACAAGGTATTCGGCAGAGCATTGTG GTTTATTGTCTTTCCTGGCTGGTCATTGTTACCGTGTTGATTATTTTAAAG ATAGTGTCCATGGGTAGGATGAAGTTCAGTGCGGATTTCCAGCTAATGTTCAGACTTGTTAAGCTAGTCATGTTTGTGGGGAGTATAGTCACTATTGCAATGCTGTTTTATTTCCTTGATCTCACAATTGGAGATATCTTTCAGAGCATACTGGCCTTTGTGCCGACAGGGTGGGCTCTTCTGCAG ATATCACAAGCATGCCGGACAGTGGTGAAGGGAATAGGAATGTGGGGGTCAGTGAAGGCACTAGCAAGAGGGTACGAATACATGATGGGGGTGTTGCTGTTTGCACCAATAACTATATTAGCATGGTTCCCCTTCGTCTCAGAATTCCAGACCAGGCTGCTATTCAACCAAGCTTTCAGCCGAGGCCTTCAAATCCAACGAATTCTGGCTGGTAGCAAGATGCAAGCCTAA